The genomic DNA CCATTGATGTTAATATTAATTGGTGGATAATTTTGTTCTACAGGAGTTCCAGAATTAGGATCAACTACTCGACTCCATGCTATTAATCCGTCAACAATTCCTAATGCAAAATCACGGCGACGGGTTTGTAATAAATTACGATCATCGGGACTACTGAGAAAACCAACTTGTAGTAATAATGCAGGAAGGCTTGTACGACGACAAAATTGTAAACTACCTAAACCACTATCTGTATCTGGTTTAGCTCCCCGATTAGGTAATTGAGGTACACGGCGTAACAATCCCATCAATAACATTTCTGCGTTTTGTTTACGTTGATCGTTGTTGGCAATGTAGAAAGCACTAGCACCCCTGACCGTAGGATTACTGGCTGCATCAGCAGAAATTTCCAGACCAACATCTATGGAACGAGCGCGAGAGTTAATCCAGTTAATGGTTTCGGCTGCACTTAAATCATCAGGAACGGCTAAAACTTCTATGCTACGCGCCCTGAGTTCTGTCACAATTACATCCCGTAATGAAATCATTTCTTTGGCTTCAGTTGTTCCACCGGCGATCGCACCAGGGTCAATTCCGCCTACTTCCCTACCACCATGTGCGGCTGAAATAAAAATTCTTCCCATGTTCTTAATTTCCCTTGTTAAGCTCTAGCATGAGCAATTTTAGCGGTATTTTTGGATAAATAAAGTTTAGAGACAATAATTATAATAGTTAGCAGCACTTACTATTCCTTAAAAAATGCAAATCCCCCGTATACATCCAGACACAATTGAAGAAGTAAAAAACCGAGCCGATATTGTTGATGTTGTCTCAGATTATGTAGTTTTAAAAAAACGAGGTAAAGATTTTCTGGGTTTATGTCCTTTCCATAGTGAAAAAACACCCAGTTTTACAGTTAGTCCTAGCAAACAAATATATTATTGCTTCGGTTGTCAAGCTGGAGGAAATGCCATTAAGTTTGTCATGGAATTGGATAAACGGCATTTTACAGAAGTTGTTTTAGATTTAGCTAAACGTTATCAAGTACCTATTCAAACTTTAGAACCTGAACAAAGACAAGAATTACAACGTCAGATTTCTTTACGAGATCAATTATATGAAGTTTTAGCTTCCACAGCCCAATTTTACCAACACGCTTTAAGACAAAGTTTAGGTCAAAAAGCGATGAAATATTTACAACAAGAGCGTAAATTAACAACAGAAATAATTCAACAATTTGGTTTAGGTTATGCACCCGCTGGTTGGGAAACTTTGCATCGTTATTTAGTAGAAGATAGACATTATCCAGTGCATTTAGTAGAAAAAGCTGGTTTAATTAAACCGAGAAAAGAAGGTAATGGATATTATGATGTATTTAGAGATCGGTTAATGATTCCCATCCGTGATGTACAAGGTAGAGTTATTGCTTTTGGGGGAAGAACATTAACCGAAGAACAACCAAAATATTTAAATTCACCGGAAACAGAATTATTTATTAAAGGTAAGACTTTATTTGCTTTAGATCAAGCAAAAGATGGTATTTCTAAATTAGATCAAGCTGTGGTTGTGGAGGGATATTTTGATGTAATTACCCTCCATGCAGCGGGAATAAATAATGCTGTTGCTTCTTTAGGTACAGCATTAAGTATAGAACAAGTCAGGTTATTATTACGTTATTCCGATTCCAAACAATTAATCCTTAATTTTGATGCTGATAAAGCTGGTGTAAACGCCGCAGAAAGAGCAATTGGGGAAATTGCTACCTTAGCATATAAAGGAGAAGTACAATTAAAAATTCTCAATTTACCTAATGGAAAAGATGCTGATGAATACTTACAAACTCACACAGTAAAAGATTATCAACAACTATTAGCAAACGCACCGCTTTGGTTAAATTGGCAAATAGAAGAAATTATCAAAGATCGAGATTTAAAACAAGCTACTGATTTTCAAATTGTCACCAAAGAAATAGTCAAACTTTTGCAAAATATAGCTAACAGTGATACACTCAATTATTATATTTCCTACTGTGCAGAAATCTTGAGTTTAGGGGATACGAGATTA from Okeanomitos corallinicola TIOX110 includes the following:
- the dnaG gene encoding DNA primase, translating into MQIPRIHPDTIEEVKNRADIVDVVSDYVVLKKRGKDFLGLCPFHSEKTPSFTVSPSKQIYYCFGCQAGGNAIKFVMELDKRHFTEVVLDLAKRYQVPIQTLEPEQRQELQRQISLRDQLYEVLASTAQFYQHALRQSLGQKAMKYLQQERKLTTEIIQQFGLGYAPAGWETLHRYLVEDRHYPVHLVEKAGLIKPRKEGNGYYDVFRDRLMIPIRDVQGRVIAFGGRTLTEEQPKYLNSPETELFIKGKTLFALDQAKDGISKLDQAVVVEGYFDVITLHAAGINNAVASLGTALSIEQVRLLLRYSDSKQLILNFDADKAGVNAAERAIGEIATLAYKGEVQLKILNLPNGKDADEYLQTHTVKDYQQLLANAPLWLNWQIEEIIKDRDLKQATDFQIVTKEIVKLLQNIANSDTLNYYISYCAEILSLGDTRLIPLRVENLLTQISPPRVPTPVRPRKQESKKPQLSLVTTERSLLEQAEALLLRIFLHCPEQRQGIFAELEERNLEFSLSHHRFLWQQSLAFSLEETDLISKLQNRYLELEEDLTIISHVFHLNEKNQLEIIRTPQVVQATLACMEKVFREKRQRYFMELWENLDPKIEPEKERLYYENAMNEKRRIQELERQRQFAITELF